One genomic window of bacterium includes the following:
- the shc gene encoding squalene--hopene cyclase — MDGALTAAVGWLLDHQHPDGWWVGELETNVTMTAEHVLLCRFLGIDLEPIREGAIRHILRAQREDGSWALYYEAPADLSTTIEAYAALKVLGVDPAAAPMRKALTMIRALGGVARARVFTKIWLALFGQYPWRGIPTVPPEMVYLPPSVPFNLYDFACWARGTIGPLTIVLSRRPVRPLGVDLPEIVLEGTEPTLARVPGAGPFWWLDKLLKLYESSPVKPGRNAARRRLVTWVEEHQEADGSWGGIQPPWVYSLIALNLEGLGTDHPVMRKGLEGMRRFSLEDESGWRFQACMSPVWDAAWALRALAAAGIRAEHPSVRRAVRWILNEQITGPGDWCVRCPDVPCGGWAFEFDNDLYPDIDDTAVVVVGLLECGAGEEARDAVERARRWVLAMRSRNGAWGAFDRDNTREIIKKLPFCDFGAVLDPPSEDVTAHVLEMEALLGADERDPHVAGGLEYLRRTQTPAGSWFGRWGVNYIYGTWCVVSALAALGTGRSMIDRAAQWLLAVQNPDGGWGETCYSYNDASFAGVGRSSPSPTAWAVVSLQLAGLGGHPACRRGVAFLRHSQTKGTWDEAEYTGTGFPRDFYINYHLYRHLFPTLALAGDMRYAGSAEAVPSHSNTTLVRGW; from the coding sequence GTGGACGGCGCATTGACCGCCGCGGTCGGCTGGCTGCTCGACCACCAGCATCCCGACGGATGGTGGGTGGGAGAGCTGGAGACCAACGTCACCATGACGGCGGAGCACGTGCTCCTCTGCCGGTTCCTCGGCATCGATCTCGAGCCGATCCGCGAGGGCGCCATCCGCCACATCCTGCGCGCGCAGCGCGAGGACGGATCGTGGGCGCTGTACTACGAAGCCCCGGCGGACCTGAGCACGACGATCGAGGCGTATGCGGCCCTCAAAGTCCTCGGGGTGGACCCGGCCGCCGCCCCCATGCGCAAGGCCCTGACGATGATCCGCGCGCTCGGAGGCGTGGCCCGCGCGCGCGTGTTCACCAAGATCTGGCTCGCGCTCTTCGGTCAGTATCCCTGGCGGGGAATCCCGACCGTCCCTCCGGAGATGGTCTACCTGCCGCCGTCCGTCCCCTTCAACTTGTATGACTTCGCGTGCTGGGCCCGGGGGACGATCGGCCCCCTCACCATCGTGCTGTCACGACGGCCCGTGCGCCCGCTCGGGGTCGATCTTCCCGAGATCGTGCTGGAGGGAACCGAGCCCACCCTCGCCCGCGTGCCGGGTGCCGGCCCGTTCTGGTGGTTGGACAAGCTCCTCAAGCTCTACGAGAGTTCGCCTGTGAAGCCCGGGCGCAACGCCGCGCGCCGCCGCCTCGTCACCTGGGTTGAGGAGCATCAGGAAGCGGACGGCAGCTGGGGTGGGATCCAGCCGCCGTGGGTGTACTCGCTGATCGCGCTCAACCTCGAGGGCTTGGGCACGGATCATCCCGTGATGCGCAAAGGCCTCGAGGGGATGCGCCGGTTCTCGCTCGAGGACGAGTCCGGGTGGCGGTTCCAAGCGTGCATGTCGCCGGTCTGGGATGCGGCGTGGGCGCTCCGCGCCCTTGCCGCCGCCGGGATCCGCGCGGAGCACCCATCGGTCCGGCGGGCGGTGCGGTGGATTCTGAACGAGCAAATTACTGGGCCCGGCGACTGGTGTGTGCGGTGCCCGGACGTCCCGTGCGGTGGCTGGGCGTTCGAGTTCGACAACGATCTCTACCCCGACATCGACGACACGGCCGTCGTCGTGGTCGGCCTGCTCGAGTGCGGGGCCGGCGAGGAGGCCCGCGATGCTGTGGAACGCGCCCGCCGGTGGGTTCTGGCGATGCGCTCTCGGAACGGCGCCTGGGGCGCGTTCGACCGCGACAACACACGCGAGATCATCAAGAAGCTGCCGTTCTGCGATTTTGGGGCGGTCCTCGACCCGCCCTCCGAAGACGTGACGGCGCACGTGCTCGAGATGGAGGCGCTCCTCGGCGCCGACGAGCGCGATCCGCACGTCGCCGGAGGCCTGGAGTATTTGCGCCGCACCCAGACCCCCGCCGGATCGTGGTTCGGCCGCTGGGGGGTCAACTACATCTACGGGACGTGGTGCGTGGTCTCCGCGCTCGCGGCGCTGGGGACCGGCCGGTCCATGATCGACCGGGCGGCGCAATGGCTGCTCGCCGTGCAAAACCCGGACGGCGGATGGGGGGAGACCTGTTATTCGTACAACGACGCGTCGTTTGCGGGAGTCGGCCGCAGCTCGCCGTCCCCGACCGCTTGGGCGGTGGTGTCGCTCCAACTGGCGGGGCTCGGCGGGCATCCGGCCTGCCGGCGCGGCGTCGCGTTTCTCCGCCACAGCCAAACGAAGGGCACCTGGGATGAGGCCGAGTACACGGGCACGGGGTTCCCGCGCGACTTCTATATTAACTACCATCTCTACCGGCATCTCTTCCCCACGCTGGCGCTGGCCGGCGACATGAGGTATGCTGGAAGCGCAGAGGCGGTGCCGTCCCACAGCAATACTACGCTTGTGAGAGGCTGGTGA
- the hpnH gene encoding adenosyl-hopene transferase HpnH yields MSVPLREKIAVAAHVLGNRLRGVEKFPIVLQIEPLFRCNLECAGCGKIQQPEEILNKRLTVDQCVAAAEECGAPVVSIAGGEPLIHPEIHLIVEALIKRRKFVYLNTNTLLMKKKIDLFPRSPYFVWSIHLDGKRERHDQSVCRPGVFDIAVEAIREAQRRGFRVTTNTTFFTQDDAESIRGILDFINDELKVDCMQIAPGYAYEWAPDQDHFLGPERTRAIFREAFAGGSRKRWRLNHTPLYLDFLEGKVDFSCTAWGVPAYSVLGWQRPCYLMADFAAGGYAKSYRELIDDTDWSKYGRGKHPKCANCMAHCGYEPTAVIATMSSPREALRAVIGQ; encoded by the coding sequence ATGAGCGTCCCACTGCGGGAGAAGATCGCCGTCGCGGCCCACGTACTTGGGAACCGCCTCCGCGGCGTGGAGAAGTTTCCGATCGTCCTCCAGATCGAGCCGTTGTTCCGCTGCAACCTCGAGTGCGCGGGATGCGGCAAGATCCAGCAGCCGGAGGAGATCCTGAACAAGCGCCTCACCGTCGATCAATGCGTGGCCGCGGCGGAGGAGTGCGGCGCCCCGGTCGTGTCCATCGCCGGAGGGGAACCGCTCATCCACCCCGAGATCCACCTGATCGTGGAGGCGCTGATCAAGCGGCGCAAGTTCGTCTACCTGAACACCAACACGTTGCTGATGAAGAAGAAGATCGATCTGTTCCCGCGGTCGCCCTACTTCGTGTGGTCGATCCACCTCGACGGCAAGCGCGAGCGGCACGATCAGTCGGTGTGCCGGCCCGGCGTCTTCGACATCGCCGTCGAGGCGATCCGCGAGGCCCAGCGGCGCGGTTTTCGTGTCACCACCAATACCACCTTCTTCACCCAGGACGACGCCGAATCGATCCGCGGGATCCTCGACTTCATCAACGATGAGCTCAAAGTCGACTGCATGCAGATCGCGCCGGGGTACGCCTACGAATGGGCGCCCGACCAGGACCACTTCCTCGGCCCGGAACGGACGCGGGCCATTTTCCGGGAGGCGTTCGCCGGGGGATCCCGGAAGCGGTGGCGCCTCAATCACACGCCTCTCTACCTCGATTTCCTGGAAGGGAAGGTCGACTTCTCCTGCACCGCATGGGGCGTCCCGGCCTACTCCGTGCTCGGATGGCAGCGGCCGTGCTACCTCATGGCCGACTTTGCCGCGGGCGGGTACGCGAAGAGCTACCGAGAGTTGATCGACGACACCGACTGGTCCAAGTACGGCCGCGGGAAGCACCCGAAGTGCGCGAACTGCATGGCGCACTGCGGGTACGAGCCGACCGCCGTGATCGCGACGATGAGCTCGCCCCGGGAGGCGCTGCGCGCGGTCATTGGCCAGTAG
- a CDS encoding squalene/phytoene synthase family protein, with amino-acid sequence MTRPLDVAAADAYCWRLACRHYENFTVASRLLRRGLRRDLARVYAYCRSTDDLGDEHGVEARVHLERWREEVVELFAGGRPTHPVLVALRDTVQHYQLPAQPFLDLIQANLQDQVVSSYAAWPELRAYCDKSAAPVGRIVLRLFRIRTPAAEPLSDDVCIGLQLANFAQDVSVDAAKGRTYLLQTDLQAGGITGATRGLCERARTLLASGRELEGLAPWPLRFQLALYRLGGLAIVDAIERLGYRTDLRRPQVSPWAKLLVLQHAVRQSILEVGSARRLGTA; translated from the coding sequence ATGACGAGGCCGCTCGACGTCGCGGCCGCCGACGCATACTGCTGGCGCCTCGCCTGCCGGCATTACGAGAACTTCACGGTGGCGTCCCGGCTTCTCCGGCGCGGCCTGCGGCGCGACCTGGCGCGGGTGTACGCGTACTGCCGCAGCACCGACGACCTCGGGGACGAACACGGCGTTGAGGCCCGCGTGCATCTCGAGCGCTGGCGGGAGGAGGTGGTGGAGCTGTTCGCCGGCGGGCGGCCGACCCACCCGGTCTTGGTAGCCCTGCGGGACACCGTCCAGCACTACCAACTTCCCGCACAGCCGTTCCTCGATCTCATCCAGGCCAACCTGCAAGACCAGGTCGTCTCGAGCTACGCCGCGTGGCCGGAGCTGCGCGCCTACTGCGACAAGTCGGCTGCCCCGGTGGGCAGGATCGTCCTCCGCCTCTTTCGGATCAGGACCCCGGCGGCCGAGCCGTTGTCCGACGACGTATGCATCGGGCTGCAGCTCGCGAACTTCGCCCAAGACGTGAGCGTCGATGCCGCAAAGGGACGGACATATCTGCTCCAGACCGATCTTCAGGCGGGCGGCATCACGGGAGCGACGCGCGGCCTCTGTGAGCGGGCGCGGACGCTGCTGGCGTCGGGGCGTGAGCTGGAGGGGCTGGCGCCGTGGCCGCTGCGGTTTCAGCTGGCGCTCTATCGCCTTGGAGGCTTGGCGATCGTCGACGCGATCGAGCGCCTGGGGTACCGCACGGACCTCCGACGCCCCCAGGTCTCGCCGTGGGCCAAGCTCCTCGTACTCCAGCATGCGGTCCGGCAGTCCATCCTGGAGGTCGGCAGTGCGCGCAGACTCGGTACCGCTTGA
- a CDS encoding NAD-dependent epimerase/dehydratase family protein has product MASSPRVFLTGATGFIGRHVSRALRSAGYEVRALVRDPAVRVEDAETIVGDLRRAGELVPALRGCRFIVHCGALYSFSPHDRPALRPVNVMGTAGLLEAARIAGVERAVVTSSAA; this is encoded by the coding sequence TTGGCCAGTAGTCCCCGGGTTTTCCTCACCGGGGCGACGGGGTTTATCGGCCGGCACGTCTCCCGGGCGCTCAGGTCCGCCGGCTACGAAGTGCGGGCGCTGGTCCGCGATCCCGCCGTCCGGGTCGAGGACGCGGAGACCATCGTCGGCGACCTGCGGCGCGCCGGCGAGCTCGTACCGGCGTTGCGTGGCTGCCGGTTCATCGTCCACTGCGGTGCGCTCTACTCCTTCTCGCCCCATGACCGCCCGGCGCTCCGGCCGGTCAACGTCATGGGCACGGCCGGCCTGCTGGAGGCCGCTCGGATCGCCGGCGTCGAGCGCGCCGTGGTGACGTCCAGCGCGGC
- the fni gene encoding type 2 isopentenyl-diphosphate Delta-isomerase yields the protein MRRADLGKRTDGDGQFATCSPSGVASRKADHVRINLEEDVAAKGIASGFDDYEFLHCALPELNLDRVDSSTELFGRRLSAPLLISCMVGGTDEAASINRVLAQVAQRLGVAMGLGSGRILLEDPDVLRTFDVRRVAPDVLLFANLGAVQLNKGYGVDHCRRLVDALGADALVLHLNALQEAVQPEGDTCFAGLLGKIGELCRRLEVPVVAKEVGWGIAPDAVRLLLDAGVAAVDVAGAGGTSWSEVERRRITEPWRARVAAAFAGWGIPTAECLRQARQAAPEASLFASGGIRNGIDIAKAVALGADLVGIAGPFLRTAAEGEEAALDLGRELIETLRIAMFSLGARTLADLRFTPRLRRRDADRDEPHIAELSYRTEGAGQFLDITDDVSAVVRSSGVRRGLAHVYAMHTTAAIRMNENERLLLQDFRRFLDRLAPAGDGAYEHDDLPRRPDVPPDEPMNGHAHCRHLLLSTSEMVPILDGRLELGRWQRIFLIELCTARERRVMVQVLGR from the coding sequence GAAGAAGACGTCGCGGCCAAGGGCATCGCCAGCGGCTTCGACGACTACGAGTTTCTGCATTGCGCGCTCCCAGAGCTCAACTTGGATCGGGTGGACTCGTCGACAGAGTTGTTCGGCCGCCGGCTCTCGGCGCCGTTGCTGATCTCCTGCATGGTCGGTGGCACAGACGAGGCCGCATCTATCAACCGCGTCCTCGCGCAGGTCGCCCAGCGCTTGGGCGTGGCGATGGGGCTCGGATCCGGGCGGATTTTGCTCGAGGATCCCGACGTGCTTCGAACCTTCGACGTCCGCCGTGTCGCGCCGGATGTGCTGCTCTTCGCCAACCTCGGCGCGGTCCAGCTCAACAAGGGCTACGGGGTGGATCACTGCCGCAGGCTCGTCGACGCGCTCGGTGCGGACGCCCTGGTCTTGCACCTCAACGCCCTGCAGGAAGCCGTGCAACCGGAAGGCGACACATGTTTCGCGGGCCTGCTCGGCAAGATCGGCGAACTCTGCCGGCGCCTCGAAGTGCCGGTCGTCGCCAAAGAAGTCGGCTGGGGCATCGCGCCGGACGCGGTGCGGCTCCTCCTCGACGCGGGCGTCGCCGCGGTGGACGTCGCGGGCGCGGGAGGCACGTCGTGGAGCGAGGTGGAGCGGCGCCGGATCACCGAGCCCTGGCGCGCCCGCGTCGCCGCCGCGTTCGCCGGATGGGGGATCCCCACCGCCGAATGCCTGCGGCAGGCCAGGCAGGCCGCCCCCGAGGCCTCCCTCTTCGCGAGCGGGGGGATCCGCAACGGCATCGATATCGCCAAGGCAGTGGCGCTCGGCGCGGACCTGGTCGGCATCGCCGGCCCCTTCCTGCGCACCGCGGCGGAGGGTGAGGAGGCGGCGCTCGATCTTGGCCGCGAGCTGATCGAGACCTTGCGCATTGCCATGTTCAGCCTCGGCGCGCGCACGCTCGCCGATCTGCGATTCACGCCCCGGCTCCGCCGGCGGGATGCGGACCGGGATGAGCCCCATATCGCGGAGCTCAGCTACCGCACCGAAGGGGCGGGGCAATTTCTCGACATCACGGATGACGTGTCCGCCGTCGTGCGGTCGTCCGGCGTACGGCGGGGCCTCGCGCACGTCTATGCGATGCACACCACCGCGGCGATTCGCATGAACGAAAACGAACGGCTCCTCCTGCAAGACTTCCGGCGCTTCCTCGATCGGCTCGCCCCAGCCGGGGACGGCGCGTACGAGCACGACGACCTCCCCCGGCGTCCCGACGTGCCGCCGGACGAGCCGATGAACGGCCACGCCCACTGCCGGCACCTGCTGCTGTCCACCAGCGAGATGGTGCCGATCTTAGATGGACGACTCGAATTGGGGCGGTGGCAACGGATCTTCCTGATCGAGCTGTGCACGGCCAGGGAACGCCGCGTGATGGTGCAGGTCCTGGGTCGATGA
- the hpnD gene encoding presqualene diphosphate synthase HpnD encodes MRADSVPLEQAGPIGRLDLRASEAFCHHMVRRAATNFYWGFITLAREQRVAIYALYGFSRQVDDEADGVGPERLPERLEVHRERVRRCVRGEYSDPVMQVLAHAVDRFSIPEAELLALIDGVEMDYHRTRYPSWDALQEYCRLVASVVGRMCVRIFGYTDATVFDRADELGLAMQLTNCLRDVREDAEMGRIYLPQEDLQRFGVTEQEVLDGRPGVGWKPLVAFEAQRARALFASGLGVATFIPRRPAVCVRTMAGIYQRILNRIDRDPELPLRQRASLSKAEKLRVALESWLSTA; translated from the coding sequence GTGCGCGCAGACTCGGTACCGCTTGAACAAGCCGGCCCGATCGGCCGGCTGGACCTGCGAGCGTCGGAGGCCTTCTGCCATCATATGGTGCGCCGCGCGGCCACCAATTTCTACTGGGGGTTCATCACCCTCGCCAGGGAACAGCGCGTGGCAATCTATGCCCTCTACGGCTTTTCCCGCCAGGTCGACGACGAGGCCGATGGGGTGGGCCCCGAGCGTCTGCCTGAGCGTCTCGAGGTGCATCGCGAGCGCGTGCGCCGGTGTGTGCGCGGCGAGTATTCCGACCCGGTGATGCAGGTCCTGGCCCATGCGGTGGACCGCTTCTCCATTCCCGAAGCCGAGCTGCTCGCCCTTATCGACGGTGTGGAGATGGACTATCATCGAACGCGGTACCCCTCGTGGGACGCGCTGCAGGAGTACTGCCGGCTGGTTGCGTCCGTGGTGGGCAGGATGTGCGTGCGGATCTTCGGGTATACGGATGCGACGGTCTTCGATCGGGCCGACGAGCTGGGGCTGGCCATGCAGCTGACCAACTGCCTCCGCGACGTCCGCGAGGACGCCGAGATGGGACGCATCTACCTCCCCCAGGAAGACCTCCAGAGGTTCGGCGTGACGGAGCAGGAGGTGCTGGACGGCCGTCCCGGCGTCGGGTGGAAGCCGCTCGTAGCGTTTGAGGCGCAGCGGGCGCGCGCGTTGTTCGCATCGGGGCTCGGGGTCGCGACCTTCATCCCGCGCCGTCCTGCGGTGTGCGTCCGGACGATGGCGGGGATCTACCAGCGGATCCTCAACCGCATCGACCGGGATCCCGAGCTTCCCCTCCGCCAGCGCGCATCGCTGTCCAAGGCGGAAAAACTCCGCGTCGCGCTGGAATCATGGCTCAGCACCGCGTAG
- the hpnE gene encoding hydroxysqualene dehydroxylase HpnE: MAQHRVGIVGAGIAGLAAGVELKQTGCEVELFERSRILGGRATSFRINGHEVDNGQHVFLACYSEFIEFARRVGMERHLHLQDRFEVLVLSRDGEASRLRSAGLPAPWHLVSSFLGYRHLGWAAKLDVARALVHAREAGHSGGTFAEWLAHLGQGEEALRGFWRPFFVPALNAPLDRMSAEDAGFVLRTAFLQDPGAARLGYFTVPLAHLAAAAAERLDRVHLSTPVVGLDFPPNGRAVVRLGGGDCVTVDAVVVAVAPPQLASLLGTPARYGIPPLEGYEARPIVDVHLWHDRGHLGFDLAALLDSPVQWVFEKAPGYLCCSLSAADDHVQQPTADLVAFCWQEIRSAIPALAEARVLHGGATRSPEGTFIAKPGVARPGPGTAIPCLALAGSWTSTGWPDTLESAVRSGRAAAQHVLDGLRETAWTAH, encoded by the coding sequence ATGGCTCAGCACCGCGTAGGGATCGTCGGCGCAGGGATCGCCGGCCTCGCAGCCGGAGTCGAGCTCAAGCAGACGGGGTGCGAGGTCGAGCTCTTCGAGCGAAGCCGCATTCTTGGCGGGAGGGCCACGTCGTTCCGGATCAACGGGCACGAGGTCGATAACGGCCAGCACGTCTTCCTCGCCTGCTACTCCGAGTTTATCGAGTTCGCCCGCAGGGTTGGCATGGAGCGGCATCTCCACCTCCAGGACAGGTTCGAGGTCCTCGTCCTGTCGCGGGACGGTGAAGCAAGCCGGCTCCGGTCGGCAGGCCTGCCGGCGCCCTGGCACCTCGTGTCCTCCTTCCTCGGATACCGTCACCTCGGGTGGGCGGCCAAGCTCGACGTGGCGCGGGCGTTGGTCCATGCGCGGGAGGCCGGACACTCCGGCGGGACGTTTGCCGAGTGGCTGGCGCACCTCGGCCAGGGTGAGGAGGCGCTGCGGGGGTTCTGGCGCCCGTTCTTCGTTCCTGCGCTCAACGCTCCCTTGGATCGCATGAGCGCCGAAGATGCGGGGTTCGTCCTTCGCACGGCGTTTCTTCAGGACCCTGGGGCGGCCCGCCTTGGATACTTTACGGTCCCACTCGCCCACCTCGCCGCTGCCGCGGCCGAGCGGCTCGATCGGGTGCACCTCTCCACGCCGGTGGTCGGCCTCGACTTCCCGCCCAACGGCCGGGCGGTCGTACGGCTGGGGGGCGGCGACTGCGTCACGGTCGACGCCGTGGTGGTGGCCGTTGCGCCGCCGCAGTTGGCGAGCCTGCTGGGGACGCCGGCGCGGTACGGGATCCCTCCGCTGGAGGGCTACGAAGCCCGCCCCATCGTCGACGTCCACCTGTGGCACGATCGGGGCCATCTCGGGTTCGATCTCGCCGCGCTGCTGGACTCCCCCGTCCAATGGGTCTTTGAAAAAGCCCCTGGGTACCTGTGCTGCAGTCTGAGCGCGGCCGACGACCACGTCCAGCAACCGACGGCCGACCTCGTCGCGTTCTGCTGGCAGGAGATCCGAAGCGCGATTCCCGCGCTCGCGGAGGCGCGCGTGCTGCACGGCGGCGCGACCCGGAGCCCGGAGGGGACATTCATCGCTAAGCCGGGCGTGGCGCGCCCAGGTCCAGGGACGGCGATCCCGTGTTTGGCGCTTGCCGGCTCCTGGACGTCCACGGGGTGGCCGGACACGCTCGAATCGGCGGTCCGCAGCGGGCGGGCCGCGGCGCAGCATGTGCTCGACGGGCTCAGGGAGACGGCGTGGACGGCGCATTGA